From the Candidatus Trichorickettsia mobilis genome, the window TTATGGATAGATTTATAATATTCCTCTTGACCTAAGCTTTAACTTCATAGATAAAATGCTCTCGATGTTTAACTGTTAATTATTATTAAGGATATCTATGAACAAGGCAGAGCTAATTGATTATATTGCAAATAGACAAGATTGTACCAAAGTTGAAGCTGAAAGAATAATCAATGTTTTTACAGACGCTATAACCGGCGCTTTAAGCGAAGGACAGGAAGTTGCATTGACCGGGTTTGGTAATTTTTATGTTGCTGAAGTTGCAGCAAGAGAAGGACGTAATCCTAGCACCGGTTTGCCATTATCTATTCCGGCTTATAAACAGCCAAAGTTCAAAACCGGCAAGAAATTAAAAGATGCTTGTAACCTTTAATAGTTCGGTAAAATGAGGTGGCATTCATATTGGACAAGGCGTTGAAACTAAGCTGGCTCTACCTTGATCTTAATAGCTACTTCGCTACTATTGAACAGCAGTTAAATCCAGAATTACGTAACAAACCTATCGTTGTATTAC encodes:
- a CDS encoding HU family DNA-binding protein translates to MNKAELIDYIANRQDCTKVEAERIINVFTDAITGALSEGQEVALTGFGNFYVAEVAAREGRNPSTGLPLSIPAYKQPKFKTGKKLKDACNL